The stretch of DNA CAGGGCGGCTTTGATGCTCTGGTAGCTCACCGTCAACAACGCGATACTCACTGCCAGCGTACCGGCCAACGCGAAGTACCAGCCTGAAAGTTGCTGTCGATAAGCGAAGGTGCTGAGCCATTTATCCAGTGCCCACCACGCCAGCGGAGACGCCAGCACCAGGGCAAACAGCACTAATTTCAGGAAGTCCTTTGAGAGCAACGTAACGATGTTACCCACACTGGCCCCCAGCACTTTACGGACGCCAATTTCCTTTGTACGCTGCTCCGCTGTGAAAGCTGCCAGCCCAAACAAGCCCAGACACGAAATCAAAATCGCCAGCACCCCAAAGTAGTTGACCAGCGTTTGAACCTGCTGTTCGCTGCGGTACAACTCCTCGTAGTCTTCATCTAAGAAATGGTACGTGAATGGGTAGTTGGGATTGAACGAACGGGCCACTTTTTCCAAGCTTGTCACGGCCCGTTGCGTCTGTCCGGGGTTGGTTTTCACCAGCAGAAAGCTCGTATTGCCGGGGATATAGGTCAGCACTAACGGGCTAATGGCCTGATGGAGGGAGTTGAGGTGAAAATCTTTCATCAACCCGATGACACGCCCTTTGCCCATCCAGAACGTTATCTCTTTCCCCACAGGCTCTTTCATGCCCATCAGTTTAGCTGCCGCTTCATTGATGAGATAATTCGACGTGTCAGCGTAGCTGCCTGCCCGGAAATCGCGCCCGGCGAGCAGTTGGATGTTCATCGTCTTGACGAAATCAGCCCCCACCGACATGGCCGACACGCTGAAGAGTTGGTTCGGGTCTTTGCCAGGCCATTGCAGGTCGGTAGAAGTGCTTTGGATGTTGATGGGCAGATGAGCCACTTCCACCGCCGATGCAATCCCCGGCTGTTGAAGCAGTTCGCGCCGGAAGGTTTCGGTTTTCGGGAATCCGGCGATGTTGCCCTCAAGCTGAATCCAAACAACATTCTCCCGGTCGAGACCAAGGTGTTTGGTACGCAGGTAGTTCATCTGCCGCCCCACGGCCAACATCCCGACAATCAGGAAGATCGACAGCGAAAACTGAAACACCACCAGCACCCGCCGGAATTGCGCTGGCCCTGTCCCAAGCCGCAACCGTGGCGACGGGCCGCGTCCCCTCAGAATCCGCACGGGCGACAAACCCGACAGAAACAGAGCCGGATAACTGCCCGATACCAGGCCCGTGACGAACACAATGCCGCCCAACAACGGCCAGAAGGCCGGTTCGGTGAGGCCGAAGGTCAGTTGTTTCTCAAATACTGCATTGAAGGTGGGCAGCACGTTCCAGACAATTAACAGTGCCAGCCCTGCAGCCAGCGCACTCGTTAGCAACGACTCGCTCAGAAACTGCCCCGCCAGCGACGAGCGCATGGCTCCCAGCGATTTCCGAACGCCCACTTCCTTCGCCCGCATGGCCGAACGGGCGGTGGCTACATTCATAAAGTTGATGCAGGCAATGAACAGAATAAAAAGGGCCACCAACGAGAAAATGCGGAC from Spirosoma montaniterrae encodes:
- a CDS encoding ABC transporter permease gives rise to the protein MFRNYLKIAWRNLIRDKGYSAINIFGLALGMACALLIGLWVRDELSYDRFLPDVDNIHHIRVNYNFRGQGLQTTLVTPGPLQEVIAKEVPQVAAITKLTWRSEALITVKAKTAKERGHYATTDFFSVFNLPALYGDPAKALANLNQIVITRKVAEKFFPNGLALGKTLQLNNDKFFIVGAVIENLPATSSLQFDWLVNWEVQEQPWQKTWGNNSFLTYCRLKSETTVEQTEVAMKGIYPRYADFDNNETPILQPITDLHLWGDYKNGKPVGGQIEYVRIFSLVALFILFIACINFMNVATARSAMRAKEVGVRKSLGAMRSSLAGQFLSESLLTSALAAGLALLIVWNVLPTFNAVFEKQLTFGLTEPAFWPLLGGIVFVTGLVSGSYPALFLSGLSPVRILRGRGPSPRLRLGTGPAQFRRVLVVFQFSLSIFLIVGMLAVGRQMNYLRTKHLGLDRENVVWIQLEGNIAGFPKTETFRRELLQQPGIASAVEVAHLPINIQSTSTDLQWPGKDPNQLFSVSAMSVGADFVKTMNIQLLAGRDFRAGSYADTSNYLINEAAAKLMGMKEPVGKEITFWMGKGRVIGLMKDFHLNSLHQAISPLVLTYIPGNTSFLLVKTNPGQTQRAVTSLEKVARSFNPNYPFTYHFLDEDYEELYRSEQQVQTLVNYFGVLAILISCLGLFGLAAFTAEQRTKEIGVRKVLGASVGNIVTLLSKDFLKLVLFALVLASPLAWWALDKWLSTFAYRQQLSGWYFALAGTLAVSIALLTVSYQSIKAALMNPVKSLRSE